From one Rosa rugosa chromosome 4, drRosRugo1.1, whole genome shotgun sequence genomic stretch:
- the LOC133742108 gene encoding TMV resistance protein N-like: MTTKTDLPSSSSTSCPPPPPPSGKFTYDVFLSFRGKDTRTNFTDHLYTALIQKGINTFRDDEELKRGKSIGPNLLKAIEESRYVIVVFSQNYADSSWCLDELAKVVECKRSPTGKTVLPVFYHVDPSEVRRQKGDHFEKAFKKHEERSGGNLDKLHKWKDALAEVGNLSGWHLQNGSEAKIIQEIVEKVFTELNKIISTSEGLVGMDSHLNELFSYLDIGCLKDVRIIGICGMGGIGKTTIAQVVFERIRAQFEGDCFLENVKQETEMKQGSTIHLQEKLLLNLLNSNANVQYSKMGKDIIKHRLSTKRVLIVLDDVDQVKQLETLCDRTWFGPGSRIIITSRDEHLISAFGADEVYKVNALSDFEALELFSLKAFKEGEGGEDFLKLSKEFLKYANGLPLAIEVLGLSVRGRSVKLWSSALERLKKNPPKGIIDVLKFSFDGLEEPEKNTFLDIACFFKGDNKDRVIRILGKDVEFNVQVLMDKSLVTLFGTKLWMHDLIQEMGWEVVRQESNNPGERSRLWLPNEIIPVFDRSKATSAVQGIFLECPTEDDVVHSIDNAFSNMDRLRLLKIWNVKFSGNITYLSNELHYLDWHGCPLDSFPSDFQPDKLVELHLCISSIKQLWRGKKGWSMLRHLDLSVSQYLMSTPDFTEVPDLETLVLTLCTSLREVHPSLGFLKKLVTLNMTCCLSIESIPPFTALECLQILRLSFCSRLKKFPEIEGNMKSLLELHCDRTSIEELPPSIERLTGLTMLNLTDCKNLLHLPNTIGCLTSLKSLYLTGCSKIHEIPENLNGMKCLERLYIGGTSIRELSFIVRMKNLQYLSCQRCTCLVSESFKVLASLSNLTVLDLSYCNLVDGAFLNDFGSLISLIELDLSGNCFVRLPESISQISKLEILHLNDCRQLQLLPKKLPLSLVSVHAQECTSLTDCPNQVQVLTSQESGVTTIYSGHSSALGDPEGFKTWSFPEHGGGSVELCLTHGHAEGKRVDRMLLPTPVLAREVELCPPATLHFSLHPENEIPEWFSTTSTGNPISIQIPSNLSDDHTWKGVAACAVFSVKRRNTTTLSVTEPDPDFSNYLYQIRMETDAFRLKPYVTDWEGRLRPDRPLGSSSHLLMIFYLPSLVFPKRGLNQSTVLAANFETDNPFMVLQKCGIRLVYEQDDGWYYNKLFPGVRPIFLNRDEDDAARESGWLIQVDGGVKWEKFILNFQEESTLVLRNKIESLLLRYLEALNDYSATYKFNLRGGPAWFKHWFHVPDTMPAVCRGFWLIEIPQNLRKSEKWMGFAIYLSIAEKVRHILEENEEVKYRVYLRLRIGESSKRVSRELEHFKSSSEVRHQLLVFYIPRAEIPKELFTQTSSTTKMLISFRIDSPYVKFQIAGMRFVFQEDMQEFAQTIIKCMEKEDSLEFYHTLVVKDLIALMRSRRYHLERISDPKERDSRTRPEKKFELLSQKYRNWDWSSPQPVRCNFRGAEISKWKSFMHFMEGNSADIQLPPNLFDDATWLGIVVCAFNLVSVSTEDPSKTPSTSNDAEYNVLTCRVGSGIALDRLYDLVCQECFELLDYAYSTIWFLYIPRGARDGQCYHESWRQRKLARATFSSSSPCLEVYSCGLRLVYKEDVELLVETLISCHLP, from the exons ATGACTACCAAAACAGATCTTCCTTCGTCTTCTTCTACTtcttgtcctcctcctcctccaccatcCGGTAAATTCACGTACGATGTGTTCCTCAGTTTCAGAGGTAAAGATACCCGCACAAATTTTACAGACCATCTTTATACCGCTCTCATACAGAAAGGAATAAACACATTTAGAGATGATGAAGAGCTCAAGAGGGGGAAATCGATTGGTCCAAATCTCTTGAAAGCAATTGAAGAATCAAGATATGTTATTGTGGTTTTCTCCCAGAACTACGCCGATTCTTCGTGGTGTTTGGATGAGCTTGCAAAAGTCGTTGAATGTAAGAGATCACCCACAGGAAAAACAGTCCTTCCTGTGTTCTACCATGTTGATCCGTCTGAGGTGCGGAGACAAAAAGGCGATCACTTTGAGAAAGCATTTAAGAAGCATGAAGAGCGGTCTGGAGGCAATCTAGACAAATTGCACAAGTGGAAAGACGCTCTTGCTGAAGTAGGCAATCTCTCTGGATGGCATCTGCAAAATGG GTCTGAAGCCAAAATTATTCAAGAAATTGTAGAAAAGGTTTTCACTGAGTTGAATAAAATAATCTCCACATCTGAGGGCTTAGTTGGGATGGATTCTCACCTGAATGAACTGTTTTCCTACTTAGACATTGGGTGTCTCAAAGATGTTCGTATCATAGGGATTTGTGGGATGGGTGGTATCGGGAAAACTACTATTGCACAAGTGGTTTTTGAAAGGATAAGAGCTCAGTTTGAAGGTGATTGCTTTCTTGAGAATGTTAAACAGGAAACTGAAATGAAGCAAGGTAGTACAATTCATTTACAAGAGAAACTTCTCTTGAACTTGCTGAATAGTAATGCCAATGTACAGTACTCTAAAATGGGAAAAGACATAATTAAGCATAGACTATCTACTAAGAGGGTGCttattgttcttgatgatgtggatCAAGTTAAACAATTGGAAACACTGTGTGATCGTACTTGGTTTGGTCCTGGGAGTAGAATCATCATAACATCCAGAGATGAACACTTGATCAGTGCATTTGGAGCAGACGAAGTATACAAGGTAAATGCATTATCTGATTTTGAAGCTTTGGAGCTCTTTAGTTTGAAAGCCTTCAAGGAAGGCGAGGGTGGAGAAGATTTTCTCAAGCTATCCAAGGAATTTTTGAAATATGCTAATGGCCTTCCATTAGCTATTGAAGTTTTGGGATTGTCTGTTCGTGGTAGAAGTGTAAAGTTATGGTCAAGTGCATTGGAGAGACTTAAAAAAAATCCTCCGAAAGGGATTATTGATGTTCTTAAATTTAGTTTTGATGGATTAGAAGAGCCAGAAAAGAACACGTTTTTGGATATCGCGTGTTTCTTTAAAGGAGATAACAAGGATCGTGTAATAAGAATACTAGGTAAGGATGTGGAGTTTAATGTACAAGTTCTTATGGACAAATCTTTGGTAACTCTATTTGGAACAAAATTGTGGATGCATGATTTGATACAAGAAATGGGTTGGGAAGTTGTTCGTCAAGAATCTAATAATCCTGGAGAACGTAGCAGATTGTGGCTTCCAAATGAGATTATCCCTGTATTTGATCGTAGTAAG GCGACGAGTGCAGTTCAAGGCATATTCCTTGAATGTCCAACAGAAGACGATGTTGTTCACTCAATTGATAATGCCTTCTCAAATATGGACAGATTGAGATTGCTCAAGATTTGGAATGTGAAGTTTTCTGGAAACATCACATATCTTTCTAATGAGTTACATTATCTTGATTGGCATGGGTGCCCTTTGGATTCTTTCCCATCAGACTTCCAACCGGATAAACTTGTTGAACTTCACTTGTGTATTAGCAGCATCAAACAACTATGGAGGGGAAAAAAG GGATGGAGCATGCTACGGCATTTAGATCTGAGTGTTTCACAATACTTGATGTCGACCCCAGACTTCACTGAGGTTCCTGATCTTGAAACGTTGGTGCTTACATTGTGTACAAGCTTGAGGGAGGTTCACCCGTCTCTTGGATTTCTGAAGAAACTTGTCACTTTAAATATGACATGTTGCCTTTCTATTGAGAGCATTCCACCTTTCACTGCCTTGGAATGCCTTCAAATATTGAGGCTTTCATTCTGTTCAAGACTGAAGAAGTTTCCAGAAATTGAAGGAAATATGAAAAGCTTGCTGGAGCTTCATTGCGATAGGACCAGCATTGAGGAATTGCCTCCATCTATTGAACGCTTGACTGGTCTTACCATGTTGAATCTAACAGACTGTAAAAACCTTTTGCATCTTCCCAATACCATTGGGTGCTTGACATCTTTGAAAAGTCTCTATCTAACAGGTTGCTCCAAAATTCATGAGATACCTGAGAATCTGAATGGTATGAAATGTCTGGAGAGGCTTTACATTGGTGGAACTTCCATAAGGGAGTTATCTTTCATTGTACGCATGAAGAATCTACAGTATCTATCCTGCCAAAGATGTACATGTCTAGTTTCAGAATCATTTAAGGTTCTGGCTTCGTTATCGAATTTGACAGTGCTAGACTTGAGTTATTGCAATCTGGTGGATGGAGCATTTCTCAATGATTTTGGCAGCCTAATATCCTTGATAGAGTTAGATTTAAGTGGTAATTGCTTTGTGCGATTACCTGAAAGTATCTCTCAAATCTCAAAGCTCGAGATTCTGCACTTGAATGATTGCAGGCAGCTTCAATTGCTGCCCAAGAAGCTTCCGTTAAGTCTTGTATCCGTTCATGCACAAGAATGTACTTCACTGACGGATTGCCCAAATCAAGTCCAAGTATTGACTTCACAAGAGTCGGGAGTGACTACTATCTATTCAGGCCATTCTTCAGCACTTGGAGACCCGGAAGGTTTCAAAACGTGGAGTTTTCCGGAACATGGCGGGGGATCTGTAGAGCTGTGTTTGACACATGGGCACGCTGAGGGGAAACGAGTTGATCGTATGTTACTGCCAACTCCAGTGCTTGCAAGAGAAGTTGAA CTGTGTCCACCTGCAACATTGCATTTTTCCTTGCATCCTGAGAATGAAATTCCAGAGTGGTTCAGCACTACATCAACCGGAAATCCCATATCAATCCAGATACCTTCAAATTTGTCAGATGATCATACCTGGAAGGGAGTTGCAGCGTGTGCTGTTTTCTCAGTCAAAAGACGTAATACGACTACTCTCTCTGTTACTGAACCGGATCCTGATTTTTCCAATTACTTGTATCAAATCAGAATGGAAACTGATGCTTTCCGTCTAAAACCATATGTGACTGACTGGGAAGGACGTCTCCGCCCGGACCGCCCCCTTGGATCAAGTTCTCATCTGCTAATGATTTTCTATTTACCTAGTTTGGTGTTTCCAAAGAGGGGGTTGAATCAATCAACTGTGCTGGCGGCTAATTTTGAAACCGACAACCCATTCATGGTGCTCCAGAAATGTGGAATTCGTCTAGTCTATGAGCAAGATGACGGATGGTATTACAACAAATTATTTCCTGGGGTTCGTCCGATTTTTCTGAATAGAGATGAGGACGACGCTGCACGGGAGTCTGGCTGGCTTATTCAAGTGGATGGAGGTGTAAAATG GgagaaattcattttgaacttcCAAGAAGAATCCACACTTGTGCTGAGAAATAAGATTGAGTCTCTTCTTCTTAGATACCTGGAG GCATTAAACGATTATTCTGCAACGTATAAATTTAACCTCAGAGGAGGCCCAGCGTGGTTTAAGCACTGGTTTCATGTCCCTGATACAATGCCAGCTGTTTGCCGGGGTTTTTGGCTAATCGAGATACCTCAGAATCTACGCAAGAGTGAGAAGTGGATGGGATTTGCAATATACCTATCAATTGCGGAGAAAGTGCGGCATATACTAGAAGAAAACGAAGAGGTCAAGTATCGTGTTTATCTTCGACTCAGAATCGGTGAATCTAGTAAGAGGGTGTCCCGAGAACTTGAGCACTTCAAGTCATCATCAGAAGTTCGTCATCAACTTTTGGTTTTTTACATACCGCGGGCAGAGATTCCCAAAGAGTTGTTCACTCAGACTTCATCAACAACTAAAATGCTCATTTCCTTCAGAATCGACTCCCCTTATGTGAAGTTTCAAATAGCTGGGATGCGTTTTGTGTTCCAGGAAGATATGCAAGAGTTTGCTCAGACAATTATCAAATGCATGGAAAAGGAAGATTCACTTGAATTTTACCATACGTTGGTTGTGAAAGATTTGATAGCGTTGATGCGATCGCGACGTTATCATTTAGAGCGGATTAGTGATCCAAAAGAACGGGATTCCAGAACCAGACCGGAGAAAAAGTTTGAACTGCTTTCTCAAAAATATAGAAATTGG GACTGGTCTAGCCCTCAACCTGTTCGTTGCAACTTCCGGGGAGCTGAAATTTCCAAGTGGAAATCGTTCATGCATTTCATGGAAGGCAACTCTGCAGATATCCAACTGCCTCCAAATTTGTTTGATGATGCTACTTGGTTGGGGATTGTTGTATGTGCTTTTAATTTGGTGTCCGTGTCCACCGAAGATCCAAGCAAGACGCCTAGCACTTCTAATGATGCAGAGTATAACGTGCTTACCTGTCGTGTAGGCTCTGGTATTGCTTTGGACAGGTTATATGATCTCGTATGTCAGGAATGTTTTGAGCTGTTGGATTATGCATACAGTACTATTTGGTTCTTATATATACCGCGCGGCGCACGCGATGGTCAATGTTATCATGAGTCCTGGAGGCAACGCAAACTTGCCAGGGCAACTTTTTCGTCATCCAGCCCATGCTTAGAAGTGTATAGTTGTGGCCTTCGTCTAGTATATAAGGAGGACGTTGAACTTCTTGTAGAGACACTGATCTCCTGCCATCTACCCTGA